One genomic window of Gossypium hirsutum isolate 1008001.06 chromosome D11, Gossypium_hirsutum_v2.1, whole genome shotgun sequence includes the following:
- the LOC107898852 gene encoding probable aquaporin PIP1-2 isoform X2, with protein sequence MEGQYEDVRLGANKYRERQPIGTAAQTQDDKDYKEPPAAPLFEPGELSSWSFYRAGIAEFVATFLFLYITVLTVMGVAKSSHKCSTVGFQGIAWDFGGMIFALVYCTAGISGGHINPAVARKLSLTRAVFYMIMQCLGAICGAAVVKSFQKTQYERLGGGANTISSGYSKTSGLGAEIVGTFVLVYTVFSATDAKRNARDSHVPILAPLPIGFAVFVVHLATVPITGTGINPARSLGAALIYNKDQAWDDHWIFWVGPLIGAALAALYHQIVIRAIPFKSK encoded by the exons ATGGAAGGACAATACGAAGATGTGAGGTTGGGAGCAAACAAGTACAGGGAGAGACAGCCTATAGGAACAGCTGCTCAAACCCAAGATGACAAGGACTACAAGGAACCACCTGCGGCTCCACTTTTCGAGCCTGGCGAGTTATCCTCATGGTCCTTTTACAGGGCCGGCATTGCAGAATTCGTGGCCACTTTCTTGTTTCTTTACATCACTGTTTTAACCGTAATGGGTGTTGCCAAATCTTCACACAAGTGTTCAACTGTGGGGTTTCAGGGCATTGCTTGGGATTTTGGTGGCATGATCTTTGCTCTTGTCTACTGCACTGCTGGCATTTCAG GGGGTCACATTAACCCAGCTGTAGCAAGGAAGTTGTCGCTGACTAGAGCAGTCTTTTACATGATAATGCAATGTCTTGGAGCCATATGTGGCGCTGCTGTCGTCAAGAGCTTCCAAAAGACTCAGTATGAAAGGCTAGGCGGTGGTGCAAACACCATTAGCTCAGGCTATAGCAAGactagtggacttggagctgagaTTGTTGGCACCTTTGTCCTTGTTTATACTGTCTTCTCTGCCACTGATGCTAAGCGTAATGCACGGGACTCCCACGTTCCT ATATTGGCACCTTTGCCTATTGGGTTCGCAGTCTTCGTGGTCCACTTGGCAACCGTTCCCATTACAGGAACAGGCATTAATCCTGCTAGAAGCCTTGGCGCAGCTCTTATTTACAACAAGGACCAAGCATGGGATGACCAT TGGATATTCTGGGTCGGACCTTTGATTGGAGCAGCCCTGGCTGCTTTATACCACCAAATAGTGATCAGAGCCATTCCTTTCAAGTCCAAATAA
- the LOC107898850 gene encoding U3 small nucleolar RNA-associated protein 18 homolog, with protein sequence MSLISQNPVSRNKVKVKRDDEVVSINEDTNDTENGLESDSEISKLKKRKKEKEKQIEVEQETEMKKLESFLFGSIYSPLEFGKQVEEKAHDVVAEDGSALFFLDSSTNDVELSEESDYEQKTCKERKAVWVDEEEERTVINIAKVNRLRKLRKEEDESVVSGSEYVSRLRAQHAKLNPGTEWAKLDSGLRNDHGYDDESSDEEKVVVAASGYGNGEVVDDILRTNEDLVVKSRVKLLPGLLEYSRLVDANAEEPSNGPINSVQFHRNAQLLLAAGLDRRIRFFQIDGKRNTKIQSVFLEDCPIRKASFLPDGSQVIIAGRRKFFYCFDLVKAKVDKIGPLVGREEKSLEVFEISPDSSTVAFLGNEGYILLVSSKTKELIGTLKMNGTVRSLAFADNGNQLLSSGGDGEVYHWDLRTRTCIHKAADEGCINGTALCTSPNGRMFAAGSDSGIVNIYNRDEFLGGKRKPIKTVENLTTKVDFMKFNSDAQILAICSTMKKNSLKLMHVPSFTVYSNWPPLNKNLQYPRCLDFSPGGGFMAVGNAAGKVLLYKLHHYNHA encoded by the coding sequence ATGAGTTTGATATCTCAAAACCCAGTGTCTAGAAACAAGGTGAAGGTTAAAAGGGATGATGAAGTGGTTTCGATTAATGAAGATACAAATGACACTGAGAATGGGTTAGAATCTGATTCTGAAATCTCTAagttgaaaaagagaaagaaagaaaaagaaaaacagattGAGGTTGAGCAGGAGACAGAAATGAAAAAGCTTGAAAGTTTTCTTTTCGGGTCGATTTATTCCCCCCTTGAATTTGGTAAACAAGTGGAGGAAAAAGCTCACGATGTTGTTGCTGAAGACGGTTCTGCTTTGTTCTTCTTGGACAGTTCCACGAACGATGTGGAATTGTCCGAGGAAAGTGATTATGAACAGAAGACTTGTAAGGAAAGGAAAGCCGTTTGGGTGGATGAGGAGGAGGAAAGAACCGTGATAAACATAGCTAAGGTCAATAGGTTGAGGAAGTTGAGGAAAGAAGAGGATGAGAGTGTGGTTTCTGGTTCAGAGTATGTCTCGAGATTGAGGGCTCAACATGCTAAGCTGAACCCTGGGACAGAATGGGCCAAGCTAGATTCAGGGTTAAGGAATGATCATGGTTATGATGATGAATCATCTGACGAAGAAAAGGTTGTAGTGGCAGCTTCTGGTTATGGAAACGGTGAAgttgttgatgatattcttaGAACAAATGAAGATCTTGTGGTGAAGAGTAGGGTTAAATTGTTGCCGGGGCTTCTTGAGTATTCGAGACTCGTGGATGCAAATGCTGAGGAACCTTCCAATGGCCCAATAAATTCAGTTCAGTTCCACAGGAATGCACAGTTACTACTTGCTGCTGGATTGGATCGGAGGATCAGGTTTTTCCAGATTGATGGTAAACGGAATACCAAAATACAAAGTGTTTTTCTTGAAGATTGTCCGATTCGTAAGGCATCTTTCTTGCCTGATGGTTCCCAGGTCATTATAGCAGGGAGGAGGAAGTTCTTCTACTGTTTTGATTTAGTGAAAGCAAAAGTCGATAAAATAGGACCACTGGTTGGTAGGGAGGAAAAAAGCTTGGAAGTTTTTGAGATTTCCCCTGATTCTAGCACGGTTGCGTTTTTGGGAAATGAAGGTTATATCTTGTTGGTTTCATCCAAAACAAAGGAGCTGATTGGAACACTTAAGATGAACGGAACAGTCCGCTCTCTAGCTTTTGCTGATAATGGGAACCAATTATTGAGCTCTGGCGGGGATGGAGAAGTCTACCATTGGGACTTGAGAACTAGAACATGCATCCATAAGGCCGCTGATGAAGGCTGCATTAATGGTACGGCTCTTTGTACATCACCGAATGGAAGAATGTTTGCAGCTGGTTCTGATAGCGGGATAGTGAACATTTACAATAGGGATGAATTTTTGGGAGGTAAAAGGAAACCAATCAAGACTGTCGAGAATCTAACCACCAAAGTCGATTTTATGAAGTTTAATAGTGATGCTCAAATACTAGCTATCTGTTCTACCATGAAGAAAAACAGTTTAaaactgatgcatgtcccatcATTTACAGTCTACTCTAATTGGCCTCCACTGAATAAGAACTTACAGTATCCCCGCTGTCTGGATTTCAGTCCTGGTGGTGGTTTCATGGCTGTTGGAAACGCCGCCGGCAAAGTGCTACTATACAAATTGCATCACTACAATCATGCATAG
- the LOC107898852 gene encoding probable aquaporin PIP1-2 isoform X1 yields MEGQYEDVRLGANKYRERQPIGTAAQTQDDKDYKEPPAAPLFEPGELSSWSFYRAGIAEFVATFLFLYITVLTVMGVAKSSHKCSTVGFQGIAWDFGGMIFALVYCTAGISVFGDIYGSGGHINPAVARKLSLTRAVFYMIMQCLGAICGAAVVKSFQKTQYERLGGGANTISSGYSKTSGLGAEIVGTFVLVYTVFSATDAKRNARDSHVPILAPLPIGFAVFVVHLATVPITGTGINPARSLGAALIYNKDQAWDDHWIFWVGPLIGAALAALYHQIVIRAIPFKSK; encoded by the exons ATGGAAGGACAATACGAAGATGTGAGGTTGGGAGCAAACAAGTACAGGGAGAGACAGCCTATAGGAACAGCTGCTCAAACCCAAGATGACAAGGACTACAAGGAACCACCTGCGGCTCCACTTTTCGAGCCTGGCGAGTTATCCTCATGGTCCTTTTACAGGGCCGGCATTGCAGAATTCGTGGCCACTTTCTTGTTTCTTTACATCACTGTTTTAACCGTAATGGGTGTTGCCAAATCTTCACACAAGTGTTCAACTGTGGGGTTTCAGGGCATTGCTTGGGATTTTGGTGGCATGATCTTTGCTCTTGTCTACTGCACTGCTGGCATTTCAG TATTCGGGGATATATATGGTTCAGGGGGTCACATTAACCCAGCTGTAGCAAGGAAGTTGTCGCTGACTAGAGCAGTCTTTTACATGATAATGCAATGTCTTGGAGCCATATGTGGCGCTGCTGTCGTCAAGAGCTTCCAAAAGACTCAGTATGAAAGGCTAGGCGGTGGTGCAAACACCATTAGCTCAGGCTATAGCAAGactagtggacttggagctgagaTTGTTGGCACCTTTGTCCTTGTTTATACTGTCTTCTCTGCCACTGATGCTAAGCGTAATGCACGGGACTCCCACGTTCCT ATATTGGCACCTTTGCCTATTGGGTTCGCAGTCTTCGTGGTCCACTTGGCAACCGTTCCCATTACAGGAACAGGCATTAATCCTGCTAGAAGCCTTGGCGCAGCTCTTATTTACAACAAGGACCAAGCATGGGATGACCAT TGGATATTCTGGGTCGGACCTTTGATTGGAGCAGCCCTGGCTGCTTTATACCACCAAATAGTGATCAGAGCCATTCCTTTCAAGTCCAAATAA
- the LOC107898851 gene encoding transcription factor DIVARICATA isoform X2 — MKSKGTKWSAEENKCFENALALYDTDTPDRWFKVAAMVPGKTVEDVIKQYRELEEDVSDIEAGLIPIPGYTTDSFRLEWVNDSQGFDGIRNYYTPGGKRGSGSRPSDHERKKGVPWTEEEHRQFLMGLKKYGKGDWRNISRNFVMTRTPTQVASHAQKYFIRQLTGGKDKKRTSIHDITTVNIPDTPSSSPDHSKPLSPNNSSAVIQSQQQSKVPSVTTKELFDFEWKQHNEGVAAMVFNQTSTGNALLSPLCGISSYGTKLEEKQLPRGTLPRSQFGSYNTLFQMQSMQHQ; from the exons ATGA AGAGCAAGGGAACAAAATGGAGTGCTGAAGAGAACAAGTGTTTCGAAAATGCTCTAGCTTTATATGATACAGACACACCTGACCGATGGTTTAAAGTGGCAGCAATGGTTCCTGGAAAAACTGTTGAAGATGTCATCAAACAGTATAGAGAATTGGAAGAGGATGTAAGTGATATAGAGGCGGGATTGATTCCAATTCCTGGGTATACCACTGATTCTTTTAGATTGGAGTGGGTTAATGATAGTCAGGGCTTTGATGGAATTAGAAACTATTACACTCCTGGTGGTAAAAGAGGGTCTGGGTCTCGACCTTCTGATCATGAAAGGAAGAAAGGGGTGCCATGGACTGAAGAAGAACACAG GCAATTTCTAATGGGTCTTAAAAAGTATGGTAAAGGGGATTGGAGAAATATTTCACGCAATTTCGTGATGACTAGAACACCAACTCAGGTGGCAAGCCATGCTCAAAAATACTTCATTAGGCAGCTGACGGGTGGGAAGGATAAGAAGAGGACCAGTATCCATGATATCACCACGGTTAACATCCCCGATACACCCTCTTCCTCTCCGGATCACAGCAAGCCTTTGTCTCCAAACAATTCTTCTGCAGTCATACAGTCACAGCAGCAGTCGAAAGTACCCAGTGTAACAACTAAAGAGCTATTTGATTTTGAGTGGAAGCAACATAATGAAGGGGTTGCAGCCATGGTTTTCAATCAGACAAGTACTGGTAACGCCTTACTCTCCCCCTTGTGTGGGATTTCTTCATATGGAACCAAGCTGGAGGAAAAACAATTGCCAAGAGGAACACTTCCCAGATCTCAGTTTGGATCTTATAACACTCTTTTCCAGATGCAGTCAATGCAACATCAGTAA
- the LOC107898851 gene encoding transcription factor DIVARICATA isoform X1: protein MINRGLQVLSQTSYLQTWNWLFQESKGTKWSAEENKCFENALALYDTDTPDRWFKVAAMVPGKTVEDVIKQYRELEEDVSDIEAGLIPIPGYTTDSFRLEWVNDSQGFDGIRNYYTPGGKRGSGSRPSDHERKKGVPWTEEEHRQFLMGLKKYGKGDWRNISRNFVMTRTPTQVASHAQKYFIRQLTGGKDKKRTSIHDITTVNIPDTPSSSPDHSKPLSPNNSSAVIQSQQQSKVPSVTTKELFDFEWKQHNEGVAAMVFNQTSTGNALLSPLCGISSYGTKLEEKQLPRGTLPRSQFGSYNTLFQMQSMQHQ, encoded by the exons atgatTAATCGGGGACTTCAAGTTCTATCTCAAACCTCTTACTTACAAACTTGGAATTGGTTGTTTCAAGAGAGCAAGGGAACAAAATGGAGTGCTGAAGAGAACAAGTGTTTCGAAAATGCTCTAGCTTTATATGATACAGACACACCTGACCGATGGTTTAAAGTGGCAGCAATGGTTCCTGGAAAAACTGTTGAAGATGTCATCAAACAGTATAGAGAATTGGAAGAGGATGTAAGTGATATAGAGGCGGGATTGATTCCAATTCCTGGGTATACCACTGATTCTTTTAGATTGGAGTGGGTTAATGATAGTCAGGGCTTTGATGGAATTAGAAACTATTACACTCCTGGTGGTAAAAGAGGGTCTGGGTCTCGACCTTCTGATCATGAAAGGAAGAAAGGGGTGCCATGGACTGAAGAAGAACACAG GCAATTTCTAATGGGTCTTAAAAAGTATGGTAAAGGGGATTGGAGAAATATTTCACGCAATTTCGTGATGACTAGAACACCAACTCAGGTGGCAAGCCATGCTCAAAAATACTTCATTAGGCAGCTGACGGGTGGGAAGGATAAGAAGAGGACCAGTATCCATGATATCACCACGGTTAACATCCCCGATACACCCTCTTCCTCTCCGGATCACAGCAAGCCTTTGTCTCCAAACAATTCTTCTGCAGTCATACAGTCACAGCAGCAGTCGAAAGTACCCAGTGTAACAACTAAAGAGCTATTTGATTTTGAGTGGAAGCAACATAATGAAGGGGTTGCAGCCATGGTTTTCAATCAGACAAGTACTGGTAACGCCTTACTCTCCCCCTTGTGTGGGATTTCTTCATATGGAACCAAGCTGGAGGAAAAACAATTGCCAAGAGGAACACTTCCCAGATCTCAGTTTGGATCTTATAACACTCTTTTCCAGATGCAGTCAATGCAACATCAGTAA
- the LOC107898849 gene encoding laccase-4, with product MGSLIRVLVLLAFLFPVLVDCAVRHYKFDVVMKNTTRLCSSKPIVTVNGKFPGPTLYAREDDTVLVRVVNHVKYNVSIHWHGVRQLRTGWADGPAYITQCPIPTGQSYVYNFTITGQRGTLLWHAHILWLRSTVHGAIVILPKRGVPYPFPKPHKETVIVLGEWWKSDTEAVINEALKSGLAPNVSDAHTINGHPGPISSCPSQRGFTLAVENGKTYLLRLINAALNEELFFKIAGHKLTVVEVDATYVKPFKIDTVVIAPGQTTNVLLSADQSSGKYLVAASPFMDAPVAVDNLTATATVHYSGSLANTPTTLTAPPPKNATAVANNFINSLRALNSKQFPALVPQTIDHNLYFTVGLGINPCPTCKAGNGSRVVASVNNVTFTMPTTALLQAHFFNISGVFTTDFPANPPHKFNYSGTPPTNLQTMTGTKVFRLAYNSTVQLVLQDTGIIAPENHPVHLHGFNFFTVGKGLGNYNPKTDPQNFNLVDPVERNTIGVPAGGWVAIRFRADNPGVWFMHCHLEVHTTWGLKMAFLVENGKGPNHSLVPPPSDLPKC from the exons ATGGGCTCTTTGATTCGAGTACTAGTTCTGCTTGCATTCCTTTTTCCTGTTCTTGTTGACTGCGCCGTCCGACATTACAAGTTCGAT GTGGTAATGAAGAATACAACTAGATTATGTTCTAGCAAGCCTATTGTAACAGTCAATGGTAAGTTCCCAGGGCCAACCTTATATGCCAGGGAAGACGATACAGTACTTGTTAGAGTTGTCAACCATGTCAAATACAATGTTTCCATACACTG GCATGGCGTGAGGCAGCTAAGAACAGGTTGGGCTGATGGGCCAGCATACATTACACAATGTCCGATCCCTACCGGGCAAAGCTATGTTTACAACTTTACCATTACAGGACAAAGAGGTACACTGCTTTGGCATGCACATATTCTGTGGCTAAGGTCCACGGTCCATGGAGCCATTGTAATCTTGCCTAAACGTGGTGTGCCTTATCCATTCCCAAAACCACACAAGGAAACAGTTATTGTTTTAGGCGAGTGGTGGAAATCTGACACTGAAGCTGTGATCAATGAAGCACTTAAGTCTGGATTGGCTCCAAATGTCTCGGATGCTCACACAATAAATGGACATCCAGGACCCATCTCTAGTTGTCCTTCACAGA GAGGTTTCACATTGGCAGTTGAAAATGGCAAGACCTATCTGCTACGCCTCATCAATGCTGCACTTAATGAAGAGCTGTTCTTCAAGATTGCTGGGCACAAGCTCACTGTGGTGGAAGTTGACGCCACATATGTTAAACCGTTCAAAATTGACACGGTTGTAATAGCCCCAGGACAAACCACCAATGTCCTTCTCTCGGCTGATCAAAGTTCTGGCAAGTATTTGGTAGCGGCTTCCCCTTTTATGGACGCTCCCGTCGCAGTCGATAACCTGACAGCAACAGCAACCGTGCACTACTCAGGCTCTCTTGCCAATACCCCCACGACTCTCACTGCCCCACCACCAAAAAATGCCACAGCAGTTGCCAACAACTTTATAAACTCTCTTCGTGCCCTCAATTCCAAACAATTCCCTGCCTTAGTCCCACAAACTATTGATCACAATCTCTATTTCACTGTTGGACTTGGGATTAACCCCTGCCCTACATGCAAAGCTGGTAATGGCAGCCGGGTGGTAGCTTCTGTTAATAATGTGACATTCACTATGCCTACAACAGCCTTACTTCAAGCACATTTCTTCAACATTAGTGGGGTTTTCACCACTGATTTTCCGGCTAACCCACCGCACAAATTTAATTACTCGGGAACTCCACCAACCAATTTGCAAACGATGACTGGGACAAAGGTTTTCAGGCTGGCTTATAACTCAACGGTGCAACTTGTTTTGCAAGACACTGGGATCATAGCCCCTGAGAACCATCCCGTCCACTTACACGGATTCAACTTCTTCACTGTTGGGAAGGGGCTTGGGAACTATAATCCAAAGACAGATCCTCAAAACTTTAATCTTGTGGATCCTGTTGAGAGGAACACAATTGGAGTACCAGCTGGCGGATGGGTAGCTATCAGATTTCGTGCAGATAACCCAG GAGTTTGGTTCATGCATTGCCATTTGGAAGTGCATACGACATGGGGGCTTAAGATGGCATTCTTGGTGGAGAATGGAAAAGGTCCAAATCATTCACTTGTTCCTCCGCCGAGTGATCTTCCAAAATGTTAA